A region from the Rhodamnia argentea isolate NSW1041297 chromosome 7, ASM2092103v1, whole genome shotgun sequence genome encodes:
- the LOC115751986 gene encoding beta-carotene isomerase D27, chloroplastic: MEAKLLHRSMSPFAPTRVHPLCGRANRPLRSRVIAVLTRPAKDAVGVGEKTVTTTTTTRPEGDAIVTKYEDSWFDLMAANHLSRSVQGTTGIRSKKSGYGGLVEAASAAYRSLNPAEQQDHVISALEMAFPRPILNMMRTLMPPRSKFTREFFAAFTTVFFAWLVGKCEVRESELDGRREKNVVHIRKCRFLEETNCVGMCLNLCKMPCQTFIKDSLGVPVNMVPNFDDMSCDMVFGQDPPAISDDPALKQPCFKLCQAKQKHSGTCTS; the protein is encoded by the exons ATGGAAGCGAAGCTCCTTCATCGGAGCATGAGCCCTTTCGCGCCGACCCGCGTTCACCCTCTCTGTGGACGAGCTAACAGGCCTCTGCGCTCTCGGGTTATCGCCGTCTTGACAAGACCCGCCAAGGACGCAGTGGGAGTCGGGGAGAAGACGGTGACAACGACCACCACGACAAGGCCAGAAGGAGATGCCATTGTCACGAAGTACGAGGACAGCTGGTTTGATCTCATGGCCGCTAATCATCTCTCTCGAAGCGTTCAAGGCACTACAG GTATTAGGAGCAAAAAGAGCGGGTACGGGGGCTTGGTGGAGGCGGCCTCAGCGGCGTACCGGAGCTTGAATCCGGCGGAGCAGCAGGATCACGTCATCTCAGCTCTTGAAATGGCCTTCCCGAGGCCAATCTTGAACATG ATGAGGACGTTGATGCCGCCTCGTTCTAAATTCACCAGGGAATTTTTTGCTGCCTTCACCACTGTCTTTTTCGCTTGGTTGGTCGGAAAATGCGAG GTGAGAGAATCAGAGCTCgatggaagaagagaaaagaatgtCGTCCACATAAGGAAGTGCAG GTTTTTGGAAGAAACCAACTGTGTGGGTATGTGCCTTAATCTCTGTAAAATGCCTTGCCAAACATTTATCAAAGACTCCCTAGGAGTTCCGGTCAACATGGTGCCAA ATTTTGATGACATGAGTTGCGATATGGTATTTGGGCAAGACCCTCCAGCGATAAGTGATGATCCAGCATTAAAACAGCCATGCTTTAAATTAT GCCAGGCAAAGCAAAAGCACAGTGGAACATGCACAAGTTGA
- the LOC115752073 gene encoding histone H2A variant 1 translates to MAGKGGKGLVAAKTTGAANKDKDKDKKRPTSRSSRAGIQFPVGRIHRHLKTRISANGRVGATAAVYLASILEYLTAEVLELAGNASKDLKVKRITPRHLQLAIRGDEELDTLIKGTIAGGGVIPHIHKSLINKTTKD, encoded by the exons ATGGCGGGAAAAGGTGGAAAGGGGCTTGTAGCCGCAAAGACCACGGGGGCCGCGAACAAGGACAAGGACAAGGACAAGAAGCGTCCCACCTCTCGCTCATCTCGTGCTGGTATTCAG TTTCCTGTGGGTCGGATTCACCGGCACCTCAAGACAAGGATCTCCGCTAACGGCCGTGTCGGGGCGACAGCTGCCGTGTACTTGGCATCAATTCTGGAGTACCTGACAGCCGAGGTGCTCGAGCTCGCGGGCAACGCGAGCAAAGACCTGAAGGTGAAGAGGATAACTCCAAGGCATCTGCAGCTGGCCATCCGGGGGGATGAGGAGCTCGACACCCTCATCAAGGGAACCATCGCGGGAGGTGGCGTCATCCCTCACATCCACAAGTCCCTGATCAACAAAACCACCAAGGATTGA
- the LOC115752068 gene encoding histone acetyltransferase GCN5, translating to MDSHSSHLAAQNRSRGSQTPSPSHSAASASATSSIHLKRKLSAANAASAADDHAPPFPPSSISADTRDGALTSNDDLESISARGGGAGDDSDDDSDDEEEEFDGDNDGGSSLRTFTAARLEKAGSAAARNTKIKAESNATVKVEKEDSTKDGANGAGVGALGPAATSGAGSGTGVVPKEDAVKIFTENIQTSGAYSAREENLKREEEAGMLKFECLSNDGVDKHMVWLIGLKNIFARQLPNMPKEYIVRLVMDRSHKSVMVIRRNQVVGGITYRPYASQRFGEIAFCAITADEQVKGYGTRLMNHLKQHARDGDGLTHFLTYADNNAVGYFIKQGFTKEIHLDKDQWHGYIKDYDGGILMECKIDPNLPYTDLSTMIRRQRQAIDEKIRELSNCHIVYPGIDFQKRDAGVPQKSIKVEDIPGLREAGWTPDQWGHSRFRGLSDQKRLTFFMRQLLKAMHDHVDAWPFKEPVDGREVPDYYDIIKDPMDLKTMTKRVDSEQYYVTLEMFIADVKRMFANARTYNSPDTIYYKCATRLEAHFQSKVQSNLQSGNGKIQQ from the exons ATGGACAGTCACTCCTCGCACCTCGCCGCGCAGAACCGATCTCGCGGCTCCCAAACCCCCTCCCCGTCCCACTCCGCCGCGTCCGCCTCCGCCACCTCCTCGATCCACCTCAAGCGGAAGCTCTCCGCCGCCaacgccgcctccgccgccgatGACCACGCCCCGCCCTTTCCTCCCTCGTCCATCTCCGCCGACACCCGGGACGGCGCCCTGACCTCCAACGACGACCTCGAGAGCATCTCTGCCCGCGGCGGAGGGGCCGGCGACGACTCTGACGACGATTCcgacgacgaggaggaggaaTTCGACGGCGATAACGACGGCGGATCCTCTCTCCGCACGTTCACCGCTGCTCGGCTCGAGAAGGCGGGCTCTGCTGCGGCTCGGAACACGAAGATCAAGGCCGAGAGCAATGCGACGGTCAAGGTCGAGAAGGAGGACTCCACCAAGGACGGTGCTAATGGTGCCGGTGTGGGAGCTTTGGGGCCAGCTGCTACCTCCGGCGCCGGTTCAGGCACCGGAGTTGTGCCGAAGGAGGATGCTGTGAAGATATTCACTGAGAATATACAAACGAGTGGGGCCTACAGTGCTAGAGAAGAGAACTTGAAAAGAGAG GAGGAAGCAGGAATGCTCAAGTTTGAGTGCCTTTCAAATGATGGTGTCGATAAGCATATGGTTTG GTTAATAGGATTAAAGAATATCTTTGCTAGGCAACTTCCTAATATGCCGAAGGAATACATCGTGCGTCTTGTTATGGACAG AAGCCACAAGTCAGTAATGGTTATCCGACGGAATCAAGTTGTTGGTGGTATCACTTATCGCCCATATGCCAG CCAAAGGTTTGGTGAGATAGCTTTTTGTGCAATCACGGCTGATGAACAAGTAAAAGGTTATGGCACGAGGCTGATGAATCACTTAAAACAGCATGCTCGTGATGGTGATGGGCTAACTCATTTTCTGACCTATGCTGACAACAATGCTGTTGGTTACTTCATCAAGCAG GGTTTCACGAAAGAGATACACCTGGATAAAGATCAATGGCACGG GTATATTAAAGATTATGACGGTGGAATTCTTATGGAATGTAAAATTGATCCCAACCTTCCTTATACAGATTTATCGACCATGATTCGCCGTCAAAGGCAG gcgATTGATGAAAAGATAAGGGAACTCTCTAATTGTCATATTGTCTACCCGGGGATCGATTTCCAGAAG AGAGATGCAGGGGTTCCCCAAAAATCCATCAAAGTTGAGGATATCCCTGGCTTGA GGGAGGCTGGGTGGACACCTGATCAATGGGGCCATTCTAGGTTTAGAGGATTGAGTGATCAAAAGCGGTTGACTTTCTTTATGCGCCAACTTCTGAAG GCAATGCATGACCATGTTGATGCCTGGCCATTCAAGGAACCAGTTGATGGTCGTGAGGTCCCGGATTACTATGACATAATTAAAGATCCTATGG atttgaagacaATGACCAAGAGGGTTGATTCAGAGCAATATTATGTTACGCTCGAGATGTTCATTGCAGATGTCAAGAGGATGTTTGCTAATGCACGCACCTACAATTCCCCTGACACTATATACTACAAATGTGCAACAAG GCTGGAAGCTCATTTCCAGAGCAAGGTACAATCGAATCTTCAATCCGGTAACGGAAAGATTCAACAGTAG